In Streptomyces thermolilacinus SPC6, a single genomic region encodes these proteins:
- a CDS encoding acyl-CoA carboxylase subunit epsilon, whose protein sequence is MRHHLRIVHGSPTSAELAAITAVLGALVHGGHTPGHPHRRAHRAEWDRHWHPHPVPHSWCARRLPFHRS, encoded by the coding sequence ATGCGCCACCATCTGCGGATAGTTCACGGTTCACCGACGAGCGCGGAGCTCGCCGCCATCACCGCCGTCCTGGGCGCCCTCGTCCATGGCGGCCACACCCCCGGACACCCCCACCGCCGCGCCCACCGCGCCGAGTGGGACCGCCACTGGCACCCGCACCCGGTGCCGCACAGCTGGTGCGCCCGCCGACTGCCCTTCCACAGGTCGTAG
- a CDS encoding type III polyketide synthase, with protein sequence MATLCRPAVSVPEHVITMEETLELARTIHADHPQLPLALRLMENTGVRKRHILRPIEETLKHPGFEQRNSVYEAEAKARVPAVIHRALEDAELRASDIDVIIYVSCTGFMMPSLTAWLINTMDFRSDTRQMPIAQLGCAAGGAAINRAHDFCSAYPDANALIVACEFCSLCYQPTDLGVGNLLSNGLFGDGIAAAVMRGKGGTGVELERNGSYLVPETVDWIAYDVRDTGFHFKLDKRVPGTMEPLAPALKQLAGQHGWDASDLDFYIIHAGGPRILDDLSKYLGVAPEAFRFSRATLTEYGNIASAVVLDALRRLFDEGGTPDSARGLLAGFGPGITAEMSLGRWTTSGSSPATARIASRGAPVTVTPNAFIDAFTDTEEPGRAG encoded by the coding sequence ATGGCCACGTTGTGCAGACCCGCGGTGTCCGTCCCCGAGCATGTGATCACCATGGAGGAGACGCTCGAACTGGCGCGGACCATCCACGCGGACCACCCGCAACTCCCGCTGGCCCTGCGCCTGATGGAGAACACCGGGGTCCGCAAGCGGCACATCCTCCGGCCCATCGAGGAGACGCTGAAGCACCCCGGCTTCGAACAGCGCAACTCCGTCTACGAGGCGGAGGCGAAGGCGCGGGTGCCCGCGGTGATACACCGTGCGCTGGAGGACGCGGAGCTGCGCGCCTCCGACATCGATGTGATCATCTACGTGTCGTGCACGGGCTTCATGATGCCGTCGCTCACGGCCTGGCTGATCAACACCATGGACTTCCGCAGCGACACCCGCCAGATGCCCATCGCACAGCTGGGCTGCGCGGCGGGCGGCGCCGCCATCAACCGGGCGCACGACTTCTGCAGCGCCTACCCGGACGCGAACGCGCTGATCGTCGCGTGCGAGTTCTGCTCGCTCTGCTACCAGCCGACCGACCTGGGCGTCGGAAACCTGCTGTCGAACGGCCTGTTCGGCGACGGGATCGCCGCGGCCGTCATGCGCGGCAAGGGCGGCACGGGCGTGGAGCTGGAACGCAACGGCTCGTACCTGGTGCCGGAGACGGTGGACTGGATCGCGTACGACGTCCGGGACACCGGGTTCCACTTCAAGCTGGACAAGCGGGTGCCGGGCACCATGGAGCCGCTCGCACCGGCACTCAAGCAGTTGGCGGGCCAGCACGGTTGGGACGCCTCCGACCTGGACTTCTACATCATCCACGCGGGCGGTCCGCGCATCCTGGACGACCTGAGCAAGTACCTCGGGGTGGCCCCGGAGGCGTTCCGCTTCAGCCGGGCCACGCTCACCGAGTACGGCAACATCGCCAGCGCCGTCGTGCTGGACGCGCTGCGCCGGCTGTTCGACGAGGGCGGTACGCCGGACTCCGCGCGCGGTCTGCTGGCCGGGTTCGGGCCTGGGATCACCGCGGAGATGTCCCTGGGCCGCTGGACGACGTCGGGGTCCTCCCCCGCGACCGCCCGCATCGCCTCGCGCGGTGCGCCCGTCACCGTCACGCCCAACGCGTTCATCGACGCGTTCACGGACACCGAGGAGCCCGGCCGTGCTGGATGA
- a CDS encoding cytochrome P450 — protein sequence MPPVRHWPALDLHGVDFDPVLARLMEEGPVTRIKLPNGSGWAWLVTRYDDVRMVTNDPRFSRKLVVENDVTRLAPHFIPVDGAVGFEDPPDHTRLRRAVAPAFTTRGVERLRDRAREMLDELVAGVLRDGPPADFTERLLGPFPLAVVCELMGVPAQDRPRMHEWTNLILSSAQGAERSQRAKEEMCGYFAETMRRRRGTGGEDVIGLLSAAVEAGEITESESVGLALLVQIGGEAVTNNTGNMLYILLTRPDLMDRLRADREGRPRAIEELLRYIPHRSAVGLSRIALEDVTVAGARIRAGDAVYVSYLAANRDPDVFPDPERIDFDRSPNPHVSFGHGPHFCVGAMLARLESELLVDALADRFPGLRLAVPAEEVRFRQGALIRGPESMPVTWG from the coding sequence CTGCCGCCCGTGCGGCATTGGCCGGCGCTCGACCTGCACGGGGTGGACTTCGACCCGGTGCTGGCCCGGCTGATGGAGGAGGGCCCGGTCACCCGCATCAAGCTGCCGAACGGGTCCGGCTGGGCCTGGCTGGTGACCCGGTACGACGATGTGCGCATGGTGACGAACGACCCGCGGTTCAGCCGGAAGCTGGTCGTGGAGAACGACGTCACCCGGCTGGCGCCGCACTTCATCCCCGTGGACGGGGCGGTCGGGTTCGAGGACCCGCCGGACCACACGCGGCTGCGGCGCGCGGTGGCGCCCGCGTTCACCACGCGGGGCGTCGAACGGCTGCGCGACCGTGCGCGGGAGATGCTGGACGAGCTGGTCGCGGGCGTGCTGCGGGACGGGCCGCCGGCCGACTTCACGGAGCGGCTTCTCGGGCCGTTCCCGCTGGCCGTCGTGTGCGAGCTGATGGGCGTCCCGGCCCAGGACCGGCCCCGGATGCACGAGTGGACCAATCTCATCCTGTCGTCGGCGCAGGGCGCGGAGCGCAGCCAGCGCGCCAAGGAGGAGATGTGCGGCTACTTCGCCGAGACGATGCGGCGTCGGCGCGGCACCGGCGGCGAGGACGTCATCGGGCTCCTGTCGGCCGCGGTCGAGGCCGGGGAGATCACCGAGTCGGAGTCGGTGGGGCTGGCGCTGCTCGTCCAGATCGGCGGCGAGGCGGTCACCAACAACACGGGCAACATGCTGTACATCCTCCTGACCAGGCCGGATCTGATGGATCGGCTGCGCGCCGACCGGGAGGGCAGGCCCCGGGCGATCGAGGAACTGCTGCGGTACATCCCGCACCGCAGCGCGGTCGGGCTGTCGCGGATCGCGCTGGAGGACGTCACGGTCGCCGGGGCGCGCATCCGCGCCGGTGACGCGGTGTACGTGTCGTACCTGGCGGCCAACCGCGACCCGGACGTCTTCCCCGACCCGGAGCGCATCGACTTCGACCGGTCGCCGAACCCGCATGTGTCGTTCGGGCACGGGCCGCACTTCTGCGTCGGCGCGATGCTGGCGCGGCTGGAGTCGGAGCTGCTGGTGGACGCGCTGGCGGACCGGTTCCCGGGGCTGCGGCTGGCGGTGCCCGCGGAGGAGGTCCGGTTCCGGCAGGGCGCGCTGATCCGGGGCCCCGAGTCGATGCCGGTGACGTGGGGATGA
- a CDS encoding cupin domain-containing protein has translation MSAHARPDGLLVPTGHGRTLTAPAHQVTFKVTGEHARAASSFEVVVPPGFDVGAHVHAHSEELFYLLEGELDVLAFEPRVRTRDDWRNWESRSGRRTVRATPGTVIVVPPGCPHAFANRTDEPAKMFFQASPPPDHERYFEELLEILDGGGPPDHAAIAALRARYDIEQLTPMRHDADGTVGAPVRPPAPGEYAAG, from the coding sequence ATGAGCGCGCACGCCAGGCCGGACGGGCTGCTGGTGCCGACCGGGCACGGCCGCACCCTCACGGCGCCCGCCCACCAGGTGACGTTCAAGGTGACGGGTGAGCACGCGCGGGCCGCGTCGAGCTTCGAGGTGGTCGTGCCTCCCGGGTTCGACGTGGGCGCCCATGTGCACGCGCACAGCGAGGAGCTGTTCTACCTGCTGGAGGGCGAGCTGGACGTGCTGGCCTTCGAGCCGCGCGTACGGACGCGGGACGACTGGCGGAACTGGGAGTCGCGCAGCGGGCGGCGGACAGTACGGGCGACGCCCGGCACGGTGATCGTGGTGCCGCCGGGATGCCCGCACGCGTTCGCCAACCGTACGGACGAACCGGCGAAGATGTTCTTCCAGGCGTCCCCTCCCCCGGACCACGAGCGGTACTTCGAGGAGCTGCTGGAGATCCTCGACGGCGGTGGCCCACCGGACCACGCGGCCATCGCGGCGCTGCGGGCCCGGTACGACATCGAGCAGCTGACGCCGATGCGGCACGACGCGGACGGCACGGTGGGCGCTCCCGTACGGCCACCCGCGCCGGGCGAGTACGCCGCCGGGTGA
- a CDS encoding SPW repeat protein — protein sequence MTTHPTIEHHPDVAEMRARFEQATSTPRGQAVEALAFLTGVYLAASPWIVGFNGLTALAVCNLILGIAYALCMGGLLGSAYERTHAMAWCAVAIGAFTIISPWLVAGNVDTTRSVWNNIIVGVIALLLGAAMAATGEKRGGAPRARRRRPA from the coding sequence ATGACCACCCACCCGACCATCGAGCACCACCCCGACGTCGCCGAGATGCGCGCCCGGTTCGAGCAGGCGACCAGCACCCCCCGCGGCCAGGCCGTCGAGGCGCTGGCCTTCCTCACAGGCGTGTACCTGGCCGCATCACCCTGGATCGTGGGCTTCAACGGGCTCACGGCGCTCGCCGTGTGCAACCTGATCCTCGGCATCGCGTACGCCCTCTGCATGGGCGGCCTCCTGGGCTCCGCGTACGAGCGGACCCACGCGATGGCCTGGTGCGCCGTGGCCATCGGCGCGTTCACGATCATCTCGCCGTGGCTCGTCGCCGGCAACGTCGACACGACCCGCAGCGTGTGGAACAACATCATCGTCGGCGTCATCGCCCTGCTGCTGGGCGCCGCCATGGCCGCGACGGGCGAGAAGCGCGGCGGCGCGCCCCGCGCCCGCAGGAGGAGGCCCGCCTGA
- a CDS encoding ADP-ribosylglycohydrolase family protein → MVRNGWAEWGRRAAGAVVGSAVGDALGAPFEFGPEGAFSARFPEPGTGGEMCGGGGWDPGEATDDTQMAVLVGESLLERGGLDLPDVFARFQRWAASEPKDIGLQTEDVLTGGLPWDRAARAHFRVSLRAAGNGSLMRASTGAVRFARGGRTVTMDAARRIAALTHGDPAVWEGTAVFHELVRVALLGGDPLTALPDALASLPAEQRPRYATVLAPDWHPGLATEFNGAVWPCLGSAVWALRTTDSFEGALRAAIDLGGDTDTVAAVTGGLAGARYGLDAIPARWTEPLHVPLPGFGGRVLRAADLTDLAHRLAG, encoded by the coding sequence ATGGTGCGGAACGGGTGGGCGGAGTGGGGGCGCCGGGCCGCGGGCGCGGTCGTCGGCTCGGCGGTGGGCGACGCGCTGGGCGCGCCCTTCGAGTTCGGCCCCGAGGGGGCGTTCTCCGCCCGGTTCCCCGAGCCGGGGACGGGCGGGGAGATGTGCGGGGGCGGCGGCTGGGACCCGGGCGAGGCCACGGACGACACACAGATGGCCGTCCTGGTCGGAGAGTCCCTGCTGGAGCGGGGCGGGCTGGACCTGCCGGACGTGTTCGCCCGGTTCCAGCGGTGGGCGGCGTCCGAGCCGAAGGACATCGGCCTCCAGACGGAGGACGTCCTCACCGGCGGCCTGCCGTGGGACCGGGCCGCAAGGGCGCACTTCCGCGTCAGCCTGCGCGCCGCCGGCAACGGTTCGCTCATGCGGGCCTCGACGGGCGCCGTCCGTTTCGCGCGCGGCGGCCGGACGGTCACCATGGACGCCGCCCGGCGCATAGCGGCGCTCACCCACGGAGACCCGGCCGTCTGGGAGGGCACCGCCGTCTTCCACGAGCTGGTCCGGGTCGCCCTCCTCGGCGGCGACCCTCTCACGGCGCTGCCGGACGCCTTGGCCTCGCTCCCGGCCGAGCAGCGCCCGCGCTACGCCACGGTCCTGGCGCCGGACTGGCACCCCGGCCTCGCCACCGAGTTCAACGGCGCCGTGTGGCCCTGCCTCGGATCGGCGGTGTGGGCGCTGCGTACGACGGACTCCTTCGAGGGCGCGCTCCGTGCCGCCATCGACCTCGGGGGCGACACGGACACCGTCGCCGCGGTGACCGGTGGGCTCGCGGGCGCCCGCTACGGGCTGGACGCGATCCCCGCCCGCTGGACCGAGCCGCTGCACGTCCCCCTGCCCGGCTTCGGTGGGCGGGTGCTGCGCGCGGCCGACCTGACCGACCTGGCGCACCGCCTCGCGGGCTGA
- a CDS encoding subtilase-type protease inhibitor produces the protein MTHLRTSIRRTAIFGAITAAAMTALAPAAVAAPERASTGETRLYAPNALVLTIAQGDTAATATPLRAVTLTCAPSPGGTHPSPKEACAELRAVDGEFSALRGDEERACIKIYDPLVVTAEGVWEGQRVQYERTFGNSCELGNEAGPVFAF, from the coding sequence ATGACGCACCTGCGGACATCTATACGGCGTACTGCCATTTTCGGGGCGATCACCGCCGCAGCGATGACCGCGCTGGCGCCCGCCGCCGTCGCAGCCCCCGAGCGGGCGAGCACGGGTGAGACACGGCTCTACGCGCCGAACGCACTGGTCCTCACCATCGCGCAGGGCGACACGGCCGCGACGGCCACGCCGCTTCGCGCGGTGACCCTGACCTGTGCGCCCTCCCCTGGCGGTACCCATCCCTCGCCGAAGGAGGCCTGCGCCGAGCTGCGCGCCGTGGACGGCGAGTTCTCCGCCTTGCGCGGCGACGAGGAGCGTGCCTGCATCAAGATCTACGACCCGCTGGTCGTCACGGCCGAGGGCGTCTGGGAGGGGCAGCGCGTGCAGTACGAGCGCACGTTCGGCAACTCCTGCGAGCTCGGCAACGAGGCCGGTCCGGTCTTCGCCTTCTGA